Proteins from a genomic interval of Candidatus Omnitrophota bacterium:
- a CDS encoding peptidoglycan DD-metalloendopeptidase family protein, translating to MIFLLSAFFISGCATTEYPGFPGAGTASVKKQGAYHKVVKGQTLWRIARAYGVTVEDIIHGNNIPNAAAIEVDQLIFIPGAKGARDIPERTPDENKEEFAWPLKGRIIRYFDRGAQSISRGLDIEANEGDPVKASREGRVVMLGHLTGYGQTIMVDHGDGFISVYARNRKFLVRLGDHVYKAEAIAETGRLGRRSFCHFEIRKGGDAVNPLYYLP from the coding sequence TTGATCTTTCTCCTTTCAGCTTTCTTTATTTCCGGCTGCGCGACCACCGAATATCCCGGTTTTCCCGGGGCGGGCACGGCATCCGTCAAAAAACAGGGGGCCTATCACAAGGTCGTCAAAGGCCAGACGTTATGGCGCATCGCCAGGGCCTATGGCGTTACGGTGGAAGACATCATCCACGGCAACAATATCCCCAACGCGGCCGCCATCGAGGTGGACCAGTTGATCTTTATCCCGGGGGCTAAGGGGGCCAGGGACATCCCGGAGCGCACGCCGGACGAGAATAAGGAAGAATTCGCCTGGCCTTTAAAAGGCAGGATCATCCGTTATTTTGATCGCGGCGCGCAGAGCATCAGCCGCGGACTGGACATTGAAGCCAATGAAGGCGACCCGGTCAAGGCCTCCCGCGAGGGGAGGGTCGTGATGCTAGGCCACCTGACCGGGTACGGCCAGACCATCATGGTCGACCACGGTGACGGGTTCATTTCGGTGTATGCCCGGAACCGTAAATTTTTGGTCCGGTTGGGCGACCACGTGTACAAGGCCGAGGCCATTGCCGAAACCGGGCGGCTGGGCCGCAGGAGTTTTTGCCATTTTGAGATACGCAAAGGCGGGGACGCCGTCAATCCGCTCTATTATTTGCCATGA